One window of the Granulicella arctica genome contains the following:
- a CDS encoding S41 family peptidase, which yields MPKSSKIMLLVVSVVLVLVVFLGVNASGVRAATADDQQDGAYKQINVYSEVLRHIQTDYVVEPNIPAVTNGALRGLLESLDADSSYLTADEYKTYKADKGGKAQVGINISKRYGYATVVSVVPGSPAEKANLNDGDIIEAIGTQDTRELSLATIQRMLAGQPGSELSVAVVRPRRAVPEKVTMTRGDVALPPVQETLYENSSILYLKPGVLDHEHVSQMEAKLKNMPKSGSKKVLLDLRDVAAGDMAEATRLANFFLKTGTIATLEGQKFPKQTFEADAAKSINATAPLVVIVNRGTSGPAELVAGALLDDKRAELIGERTFGEGAQQKTFELPDGAALILSIAKYQSPSGKKIQDEGVTPGVLVAGNIPDEGGGDDDAASVETTPTTPTVKKAAVQVDEQLSKALDLLKGKAA from the coding sequence GTGCCCAAGAGTTCGAAGATCATGCTGCTGGTTGTGTCGGTTGTGCTGGTGCTGGTGGTGTTCCTCGGCGTGAATGCGAGTGGGGTACGTGCGGCGACGGCGGACGATCAGCAGGACGGTGCGTACAAGCAGATCAATGTATACAGCGAGGTGCTGCGGCATATCCAGACGGACTATGTGGTTGAGCCAAATATTCCGGCGGTGACGAATGGGGCGCTGCGGGGGCTGCTTGAGTCGCTCGACGCGGACTCCAGCTACCTGACGGCGGATGAGTACAAGACCTACAAGGCGGACAAGGGCGGCAAGGCGCAGGTCGGGATCAATATCTCGAAGCGATACGGGTATGCGACGGTGGTTTCGGTCGTACCGGGAAGCCCGGCGGAGAAGGCGAATCTGAATGATGGCGACATCATCGAGGCGATCGGGACGCAGGATACGCGGGAGCTTTCGCTGGCGACGATTCAGCGGATGCTGGCCGGACAGCCGGGTTCGGAGCTTTCGGTTGCGGTGGTACGACCTCGGCGTGCTGTTCCGGAGAAGGTGACGATGACGCGGGGCGATGTGGCGCTGCCGCCAGTGCAGGAGACGCTGTATGAGAATTCTTCGATTCTGTATCTGAAGCCAGGGGTGCTGGACCATGAGCATGTCTCGCAGATGGAAGCAAAGCTGAAGAATATGCCGAAGTCGGGCTCGAAGAAGGTGCTACTCGATCTGCGGGATGTGGCTGCGGGCGATATGGCTGAGGCGACGCGGCTGGCTAATTTCTTTTTGAAGACGGGGACGATTGCTACGCTCGAGGGGCAGAAGTTCCCCAAGCAGACGTTTGAGGCGGATGCGGCGAAGTCGATCAATGCGACGGCCCCGCTGGTAGTGATTGTGAATCGGGGGACGTCGGGACCGGCGGAGCTGGTGGCCGGGGCGCTGCTGGATGACAAGCGGGCGGAGTTGATCGGCGAGCGGACGTTTGGCGAGGGTGCGCAGCAGAAGACGTTTGAGCTGCCGGACGGGGCGGCGCTGATCCTGTCGATTGCGAAGTACCAGTCGCCCTCGGGGAAGAAGATTCAGGATGAGGGTGTAACGCCGGGGGTGCTGGTCGCGGGGAATATTCCGGATGAGGGTGGCGGGGATGACGATGCTGCGTCGGTTGAGACGACGCCGACTACGCCTACGGTGAAGAAGGCTGCGGTGCAGGTGGATGAGCAGTTGTCGAAGGCGCTGGATCTGTTGAAGGGTAAGGCGGCTTAG
- a CDS encoding penicillin-binding protein 1A, with translation MPGTFSRETREPEVGAGAGLRGRVVRFFRPVVDRFDLRGPEFPSRRVAVKTTFYALMGLSAMFGITSGLMLVYSVDLPQMEDLVRYRPNTTTELYDIHGKVFGSFALERRVVVPYEEFPPVLRQAIISIEDKSFESNWGVNLFRAVGAAWRDLHSPGRAQGASTLTMQLARNLFLSSEKTYGRKFQEVLLSMQIERRFTKPQIFSLYANQIYLGHGTYGFEAGAEFYFSKHVRELTLSEAALLAALPKGPVLYSPIRHPVRAMERRNLVINAMLHDGKITERQATDAEAAPLGLNVAVPGNSVAPYFVEEIRRQLEKEYGAEEVHGAGLRVYTTLDIELQKVANKAVLDGVATYERRRGWKGTLKRVAAEDLGAYVHPDWSQTVEPGSYVHGVVMVATARQVVVKVGAQAQAAVMEPADWAWTQIWSGDKLLHVGDVVYVKLGERLVTKVAEGVPEPVAFHARLEQDSGAQASLMAVDNSNGEVLVMVGGRDYALSQFNRATQSQRQVGSSFKPYVYTAAIENGVKPSDIITDVPTSFATPGGWYSPHNYETDFGGAMTITQAFATSRNIPALKLARDVGMPKVIEVARAFGITSNLPNFLPVAIGAADLTLAEQVGAYEVFPNDGVRIQPHLIRKLTQADGLPLNEKVPEVTEVISVEVARTMMVLLKSVVQYGTGSAASSLGHPLGGKTGTTNNYTDAWFVGFSPSVTCGTWIGFDTRESLGKKETGAKAALPMWIDFMRAAVADKPKEQFATSAKRAMDVTVTPRVKAVPKVDEDADPDEDAPKVPGGAGAAPVVPQP, from the coding sequence ATGCCAGGGACCTTCAGCCGCGAGACTCGAGAGCCTGAGGTTGGGGCTGGTGCGGGGCTGCGTGGGCGAGTGGTGCGGTTCTTTCGGCCGGTGGTGGACCGGTTCGATCTGCGGGGGCCTGAGTTTCCTTCGCGACGCGTAGCCGTCAAGACTACGTTTTATGCGTTGATGGGTTTGTCTGCGATGTTCGGGATTACGAGCGGATTGATGCTTGTGTACTCCGTCGACCTGCCGCAGATGGAAGATCTTGTGCGGTATCGCCCGAATACGACGACGGAGCTGTACGACATCCATGGGAAGGTGTTCGGCTCGTTTGCGCTGGAGCGGCGTGTGGTGGTGCCGTATGAGGAGTTTCCTCCGGTGCTGCGGCAGGCGATTATTTCGATCGAAGACAAGAGCTTTGAGAGCAATTGGGGGGTGAACCTGTTTCGCGCGGTGGGTGCGGCGTGGCGGGATCTGCATTCGCCGGGGCGGGCGCAGGGAGCGTCGACGCTGACGATGCAGTTGGCGCGGAACCTGTTTCTTTCGTCGGAGAAGACGTACGGGCGGAAGTTTCAGGAGGTGCTGCTGTCGATGCAGATCGAGCGGCGGTTTACGAAGCCTCAGATCTTCTCGCTTTACGCAAACCAGATCTACCTGGGGCATGGGACGTATGGGTTTGAGGCTGGGGCGGAGTTCTACTTTTCGAAGCATGTGCGGGAGCTGACGCTTTCGGAGGCTGCGTTGCTGGCTGCGCTGCCGAAGGGGCCGGTGCTGTATTCGCCGATCCGGCATCCGGTGCGGGCGATGGAGCGGCGCAACCTTGTGATCAACGCGATGCTGCATGACGGGAAGATCACGGAGCGGCAGGCTACGGATGCGGAGGCGGCTCCGCTGGGGCTGAATGTGGCGGTTCCAGGGAATAGCGTGGCGCCGTACTTTGTGGAGGAGATTCGGCGGCAGCTGGAGAAGGAGTACGGGGCCGAGGAGGTTCACGGGGCTGGGCTGCGGGTGTATACGACTCTCGATATCGAGCTGCAGAAGGTGGCGAACAAGGCGGTGCTCGACGGGGTGGCGACGTATGAGCGGCGGCGAGGATGGAAGGGAACTCTGAAGCGCGTGGCTGCAGAGGACCTGGGAGCGTATGTGCATCCGGACTGGTCGCAGACGGTGGAACCGGGCAGCTATGTGCATGGTGTGGTGATGGTGGCGACGGCTCGGCAGGTGGTGGTGAAGGTGGGTGCGCAGGCGCAGGCGGCAGTGATGGAGCCGGCGGACTGGGCGTGGACGCAGATCTGGAGCGGGGACAAGCTGCTGCATGTGGGCGATGTCGTGTATGTGAAGCTGGGCGAGCGGCTGGTGACGAAGGTGGCAGAGGGAGTGCCGGAGCCGGTGGCCTTCCACGCGCGGCTGGAGCAGGATTCGGGGGCCCAGGCTTCGCTGATGGCCGTTGATAACTCGAACGGCGAGGTGCTGGTGATGGTGGGCGGGCGCGACTATGCGTTGAGCCAGTTCAACCGGGCTACGCAGTCGCAGCGGCAGGTCGGCTCGTCGTTCAAGCCGTATGTGTATACGGCGGCGATCGAGAACGGGGTGAAGCCGAGCGACATTATCACGGATGTGCCGACTAGCTTTGCTACTCCGGGGGGATGGTACTCGCCACATAACTACGAGACGGATTTTGGTGGGGCGATGACGATCACGCAGGCGTTTGCGACGTCACGGAATATTCCAGCGCTGAAACTGGCGCGGGATGTAGGGATGCCGAAGGTGATCGAGGTGGCGCGGGCCTTCGGGATTACGAGCAACCTGCCTAATTTTCTCCCGGTGGCGATTGGCGCGGCGGACCTGACGCTGGCGGAGCAGGTGGGGGCTTACGAGGTGTTTCCGAATGACGGTGTGCGGATTCAGCCACACCTGATCCGGAAGCTGACGCAGGCGGACGGCTTGCCGCTGAACGAGAAGGTTCCTGAGGTGACGGAGGTGATCTCGGTGGAGGTGGCGCGGACGATGATGGTGCTGCTGAAGTCCGTGGTGCAGTATGGAACGGGCTCGGCGGCCTCGTCGCTGGGGCATCCGCTTGGGGGCAAGACCGGAACGACGAACAACTATACCGATGCGTGGTTCGTTGGATTCTCGCCGTCGGTGACGTGCGGGACGTGGATTGGCTTCGATACGCGGGAGAGCCTGGGTAAGAAGGAGACGGGCGCGAAAGCAGCGCTGCCGATGTGGATCGACTTCATGCGGGCCGCAGTGGCGGATAAGCCTAAGGAGCAGTTTGCGACGTCGGCGAAGCGGGCTATGGATGTGACTGTGACGCCTCGGGTGAAGGCGGTGCCGAAGGTGGATGAGGATGCTGATCCGGATGAGGATGCGCCGAAGGTGCCGGGTGGTGCTGGTGCGGCTCCTGTGGTGCCGCAGCCTTAG
- a CDS encoding energy transducer TonB: MFLLSKLGGVSGLFTEDVARIREFLLDRGIPAGSLAALTHFSGRLAIDPSFQRDVTSLVQVVIRREDEAVDYMDLLGILVVAAAGAGPFHASDEQEESVREILRFLTQIRRPTGAVGPVFVRSQNVIPVVVAAEALPGERAAMPVPGSHDVPVRPVSSVPFYRLEDLEPSRGRGAAVWIAGAMALAVALGSGWMLYHKGHAAPQTTAVLQIVPSPNLPVHDSNERTTEPVRRVQRSRAPVIRRPAPTAGRSGALPGKPRTAEDASTVGSQRPLDAGRSFPPANSASPAKPDVIAGSAPVTRPLNAGPESAATSTPPVNTATSSAPSVRRRLPKSIMLNPPPPRLSAERLNAAAPGVVHPASLGMMASNLISSPAPAYPAAASQALVQGEVRVRAVVDRDGNVIDARVVSGPELLRDVSLEAVQRWRFRPYMQGGKPVEVATTAILDFELP, from the coding sequence ATGTTTTTGTTGTCGAAGCTTGGTGGGGTCTCAGGTCTCTTTACAGAGGATGTAGCGAGGATACGGGAGTTTTTGCTCGATCGCGGCATACCTGCCGGCTCATTGGCGGCGCTGACCCACTTTTCCGGTCGATTGGCGATCGACCCGTCCTTCCAACGGGATGTCACGTCGCTCGTCCAGGTGGTGATCCGGCGCGAGGATGAGGCGGTCGATTACATGGACCTGCTTGGCATTCTCGTCGTCGCCGCCGCAGGGGCTGGGCCATTCCATGCCAGCGACGAACAGGAAGAGTCGGTCAGGGAAATTCTCCGGTTCCTTACGCAGATTCGCCGACCCACCGGTGCCGTGGGGCCGGTGTTCGTGCGGTCTCAGAATGTGATTCCCGTTGTCGTTGCGGCCGAAGCTCTTCCTGGCGAGCGCGCCGCGATGCCGGTTCCTGGGAGCCACGATGTGCCAGTCCGTCCAGTCTCATCCGTGCCCTTCTACCGGTTAGAGGATCTGGAACCTTCGCGGGGGCGGGGAGCGGCGGTCTGGATTGCGGGCGCAATGGCGTTGGCAGTTGCCTTGGGGTCGGGATGGATGCTCTATCACAAGGGCCATGCTGCACCTCAGACTACGGCAGTGCTGCAGATCGTACCCTCTCCGAATTTGCCTGTACATGATAGTAACGAGCGGACGACGGAGCCGGTGAGACGTGTTCAGAGATCCCGGGCGCCTGTGATCCGGAGGCCCGCGCCGACTGCTGGACGTTCTGGCGCTCTTCCAGGTAAACCCCGCACGGCGGAAGACGCGTCGACTGTCGGCTCTCAGCGACCGCTGGATGCGGGCCGGAGCTTTCCGCCTGCGAATTCAGCTTCGCCTGCTAAACCTGATGTTATTGCTGGGAGTGCTCCTGTCACCAGGCCGTTGAACGCGGGGCCTGAGAGTGCTGCGACGAGTACACCACCCGTGAACACTGCGACTTCCAGTGCGCCGAGTGTTCGCCGCCGTTTACCGAAGTCAATCATGCTGAATCCACCTCCTCCGCGCTTGTCGGCTGAACGTCTCAACGCGGCGGCTCCGGGGGTTGTGCATCCAGCTTCACTCGGCATGATGGCGTCGAACCTGATTTCGAGCCCGGCGCCAGCTTACCCTGCCGCGGCGTCCCAGGCACTGGTGCAAGGCGAGGTCAGGGTGCGAGCGGTTGTCGATCGTGACGGCAATGTGATTGACGCACGCGTGGTGAGCGGTCCGGAGTTGCTACGAGACGTTTCGCTCGAGGCCGTTCAGCGCTGGCGTTTTCGACCCTACATGCAAGGCGGTAAGCCGGTTGAGGTTGCTACCACGGCGATTCTGGATTTTGAACTGCCCTGA
- a CDS encoding DUF1801 domain-containing protein, whose amino-acid sequence MMERKLFRLDGTLEHDPAIDAWMNTHGGVLGDTAREWFQLMRQCGDEVRELLHDGCPVACLNDAPFASMNVFTSHVNVGFFQGSALPDPACLLQGNGKFMRHVKLRPGTTFDAAPLRRLVVAAFLDMKARIENG is encoded by the coding sequence ATGATGGAGAGAAAACTCTTCCGCTTAGACGGTACGCTCGAACACGACCCCGCCATCGATGCATGGATGAACACGCATGGGGGCGTACTGGGTGATACTGCGCGTGAGTGGTTTCAGTTGATGCGTCAGTGCGGAGACGAAGTCCGGGAGCTTTTGCATGATGGTTGTCCGGTTGCGTGTCTCAACGACGCGCCCTTTGCTTCCATGAATGTATTTACTTCCCACGTCAACGTAGGTTTTTTTCAGGGATCAGCGCTGCCGGATCCAGCATGTCTGTTGCAGGGAAATGGCAAGTTCATGCGGCATGTGAAGCTGAGACCTGGGACGACCTTCGACGCCGCACCGCTGAGGAGACTCGTGGTGGCCGCTTTTCTGGACATGAAAGCGCGGATAGAAAACGGCTGA